The following proteins are encoded in a genomic region of Hymenobacter siberiensis:
- a CDS encoding TolC family protein has translation MLSFISNRLSQPQRSSRWLLWLLLAACTTPAFAQTPALPERRAGLEKAPLQTTQLSIAAPGDTARVFSLQNLADLVFANHPIVKQAALLSDEARSQVLQARGGFDPKLGADFYRKQFGGTDYYNNWGNELKIPLWPGGIDLKASYDRYVGTYVNPESRTSGQGLAGIGLSVPIGAGLLIDARRSTLRQARVLQGAAEAERVKQINEVWLQAAKDYWNWYYTFRQAALIEEGVALADRRFQGTVRRAQIGDQAPIDSVEAQITVQDRQVQAEQLRVDLQNARLILSNHLWTPAGQPAELPAYAIPQVPSLDSVSRAELARLADFAAAQHPTLRKLEAKISQLGIEERYRREMLKPKLNVSGVLLSQGNFYQSEVPAAYNFGRDNYKVGVDFAFPLFLRAERGKLQYTRIQLKEVALERQQSQRTIVTQVNTVFNTLRAYERQLALQAQTIANQRLLLQAELQKFELGESTIFLINARETKLIDLRIKQESLRASYEKSRAELYYYAGMQSLAAAR, from the coding sequence ATGTTATCATTCATATCCAACAGGCTTTCCCAACCCCAACGCAGTAGCCGCTGGCTGCTTTGGCTGCTGCTGGCCGCCTGCACTACCCCGGCCTTCGCCCAAACCCCTGCCCTGCCCGAACGCCGCGCGGGGCTGGAAAAAGCACCCCTGCAAACCACGCAGCTGAGCATTGCTGCGCCCGGCGATACGGCGCGGGTATTCTCGCTGCAAAACCTGGCCGACCTGGTATTTGCCAACCATCCCATCGTGAAGCAGGCGGCCCTGCTCAGCGACGAGGCCCGCAGTCAGGTGCTGCAGGCCCGGGGCGGCTTCGACCCCAAGCTGGGGGCCGATTTCTACCGCAAGCAGTTTGGCGGCACCGACTACTACAACAACTGGGGCAACGAGCTGAAAATCCCGCTCTGGCCCGGCGGCATCGACCTGAAAGCCAGCTACGACCGTTACGTGGGCACCTACGTAAATCCCGAAAGCCGCACTTCCGGCCAAGGCTTGGCTGGTATCGGCCTATCGGTACCTATCGGGGCGGGGCTGCTGATTGACGCCCGCCGCAGCACCCTGCGCCAGGCCCGCGTGCTGCAAGGCGCTGCCGAAGCCGAACGCGTGAAGCAGATAAACGAAGTGTGGCTGCAGGCCGCCAAAGACTACTGGAACTGGTACTACACCTTCCGGCAGGCCGCCCTTATTGAGGAAGGCGTGGCACTAGCCGACCGGCGCTTCCAGGGTACCGTCCGCCGCGCCCAGATTGGCGACCAGGCCCCCATCGACTCGGTAGAGGCCCAGATTACTGTGCAGGACCGCCAGGTGCAGGCCGAGCAGCTGCGCGTAGACCTGCAAAACGCCCGCCTCATCCTCTCCAACCACCTCTGGACGCCCGCCGGCCAGCCCGCCGAGCTGCCCGCCTACGCTATTCCCCAGGTACCATCGCTCGACAGTGTGAGCCGCGCCGAGCTGGCCCGCCTCGCCGATTTTGCCGCCGCCCAGCACCCCACGCTGCGCAAGCTCGAAGCCAAAATCAGCCAGCTGGGCATTGAGGAGCGGTACCGCCGCGAAATGCTGAAGCCCAAGCTCAACGTGAGCGGCGTGCTGCTGAGCCAGGGTAATTTTTACCAGTCGGAAGTGCCCGCCGCCTACAATTTCGGCCGCGACAACTATAAGGTGGGCGTCGATTTTGCCTTTCCGCTGTTCCTGCGCGCCGAGCGCGGCAAGCTGCAATACACCCGTATTCAGTTGAAGGAAGTCGCCCTGGAGCGCCAGCAGAGCCAGCGCACCATCGTCACGCAGGTCAACACTGTGTTCAATACCCTACGGGCCTACGAGCGCCAGCTGGCCCTGCAAGCCCAAACCATTGCCAACCAGCGCCTTTTGTTGCAAGCCGAGCTGCAGAAGTTTGAGCTGGGCGAAAGCACCATCTTCCTCATCAACGCCCGCGAAACCAAGCTTATCGACCTGCGCATTAAGCAGGAAAGCCTGCGGGCCAGCTACGAGAAGTCGCGGGCCGAGCTGTACTACTACGCCGGTATGCAGTCGCTGGCGGCGGCACGGTAG
- a CDS encoding HlyD family secretion protein: MLNLSNQHVPEEVWEKVPRQSRPELLRTNGSRRLSRILLVVGILFLIALFLPWRQTIYGAGSLTALTPQDRPQNVQNQIAGRIEHWNVREGQLVRKGDTLLTISEIKDEYFDPNLPERLSEQLAAKRGNVAANTAKINATNQQLAALRTTLEVQLSSARNRVEQAENTLASDRADLVAVQNFYQTSQARLVRYEDGYKNGLFSLTDIETRRLKLQEDLAKVTAQRNKLASSQQSLANASIELSNLRAKYGQDLAKTMSDRSSAVSSQASSEGEVAALRNKIGNVMVRRGLYVVRAPQTGYIVRALKAGIGETIKEGESIATLQPDSPLLAAEMYVRAMDVPLIQHGRQVRLQFDGWPAIQFSGWPSAAVGTFGGFVSVIDVVSSGGGKYRLLVRPAQPQAGDKRWPRQLRLGSGVQGWVILDSVPVWYEIWRQLNGFPPTLDTEPDVTPVKGGK; this comes from the coding sequence ATGCTTAATCTTTCAAACCAGCACGTACCCGAAGAAGTTTGGGAAAAGGTGCCTCGGCAGTCGCGCCCCGAGCTGCTGCGTACCAATGGCAGCCGCCGGCTGAGCCGCATCCTGCTGGTGGTAGGCATCCTGTTTCTGATTGCGCTGTTTCTGCCCTGGCGGCAGACGATTTACGGCGCGGGCTCGCTCACGGCCCTCACCCCGCAGGACCGCCCCCAGAACGTGCAGAACCAGATTGCCGGCCGCATCGAGCACTGGAACGTGCGCGAGGGCCAGCTGGTGCGCAAGGGCGATACGCTGCTCACCATCTCCGAAATAAAGGATGAATACTTCGACCCCAACCTGCCCGAGCGCCTGAGCGAGCAGCTGGCCGCCAAGCGCGGCAACGTGGCCGCCAACACCGCCAAAATTAATGCCACCAACCAGCAGCTGGCCGCGCTGCGCACCACCCTGGAAGTGCAGCTATCATCGGCTCGCAACCGTGTGGAGCAGGCTGAAAACACCCTGGCCAGCGACCGCGCCGACCTTGTGGCCGTGCAGAATTTCTACCAGACCAGCCAGGCCCGCCTGGTTCGCTACGAGGACGGCTACAAAAACGGTCTGTTCTCGCTCACTGACATTGAAACCCGCCGCCTGAAGCTGCAGGAAGACCTAGCCAAGGTGACGGCCCAGCGCAACAAGCTGGCCAGCAGTCAGCAAAGCCTGGCCAACGCCAGCATCGAACTATCGAACCTGCGCGCCAAATACGGCCAGGACCTGGCCAAAACGATGTCGGACCGTAGCTCGGCCGTGTCGAGCCAGGCCAGCTCGGAGGGCGAAGTGGCCGCGCTACGCAACAAAATCGGCAACGTGATGGTCCGGCGCGGCCTATACGTGGTGCGGGCGCCCCAGACGGGCTACATCGTGCGGGCCCTGAAGGCCGGCATCGGCGAGACTATTAAGGAGGGCGAATCCATTGCCACGCTGCAGCCCGACTCGCCGCTGCTGGCGGCCGAGATGTACGTGCGGGCCATGGATGTGCCGCTCATTCAGCATGGACGGCAGGTGCGGCTGCAATTTGATGGCTGGCCGGCCATTCAGTTTTCGGGCTGGCCCTCGGCGGCCGTGGGCACGTTCGGCGGCTTCGTATCGGTGATTGACGTGGTGAGCAGCGGCGGCGGCAAGTACCGCCTGCTGGTGCGCCCCGCCCAGCCCCAGGCCGGCGACAAGCGTTGGCCGCGTCAGCTGCGCCTGGGTTCGGGCGTGCAGGGCTGGGTCATTCTTGATTCGGTGCCCGTATGGTACGAAATCTGGCGGCAGCTCAACGGCTTCCCCCCTACGCTGGACACCGAGCCCGACGTGACGCCGGTGAAAGGCGGGAAGTAA
- a CDS encoding ABC transporter transmembrane domain-containing protein, whose protein sequence is MASHAGAFPPPTPWQRLMRMLDTERNTIRHIIWYAVVAGVVSLSLPLGTQAVFNLVSTGAVFGSTYLLIAVVVGGVLLASVLLIGQLTMVEAIEQRLFAKAAIEFAYRLPRIKPEALEGQNPQELVNRFFDVLTVQKGLTKLLIDLMFAGMQILFGVLVLAFYHPIFIALGLFTIIALLLIYALNYRGALRTSIAESAYKYELVDWLEQVAGRLPEVRASHAQQDEALTRADELTASYLHARNAHFHVLKTYYGYATALRTVLTAGLLVAGTLFVVSRQMTLGQFVAAEVLIVQISGSIEKLMTGVGTIFDILTGVEKMAAVTDLPLDLQHAPIGHA, encoded by the coding sequence ATGGCTTCACATGCTGGTGCTTTTCCGCCGCCCACGCCGTGGCAACGGCTGATGCGGATGCTCGATACCGAGCGCAATACGATTCGCCACATCATTTGGTACGCCGTGGTGGCGGGCGTCGTCAGTCTGTCGCTGCCGCTGGGCACGCAGGCCGTTTTCAACCTGGTTTCGACGGGGGCCGTGTTCGGCTCGACCTACCTGCTCATTGCCGTGGTGGTGGGCGGGGTGCTGCTGGCCAGCGTGCTGCTTATCGGGCAGCTCACCATGGTGGAGGCCATTGAGCAGCGCCTGTTTGCCAAGGCGGCCATTGAGTTTGCCTACCGCCTGCCGCGCATCAAGCCCGAAGCCCTGGAAGGCCAGAACCCGCAGGAGCTGGTGAACCGTTTTTTCGACGTGCTCACGGTGCAGAAGGGCCTCACCAAGCTGCTGATTGACCTGATGTTTGCGGGCATGCAAATCCTGTTTGGGGTGCTGGTGCTGGCATTCTATCATCCCATTTTTATTGCCCTGGGTTTGTTCACCATCATTGCCCTCCTCCTCATTTATGCCCTGAACTACCGGGGCGCGCTGCGCACCAGCATTGCCGAATCGGCCTACAAATACGAGCTGGTGGATTGGCTGGAGCAAGTGGCCGGCCGCCTGCCCGAAGTGCGCGCCAGCCACGCCCAGCAAGACGAGGCCCTGACCCGGGCCGACGAGCTGACCGCCAGCTACCTGCACGCCCGCAATGCCCACTTTCATGTGCTGAAGACGTATTACGGCTACGCCACAGCCCTGCGCACGGTACTCACGGCGGGGCTGCTGGTGGCGGGCACGCTGTTCGTGGTATCGCGCCAGATGACGCTGGGCCAGTTTGTGGCCGCCGAGGTCCTCATCGTCCAAATCAGCGGCTCGATTGAGAAGCTGATGACGGGCGTGGGCACCATTTTCGATATTCTGACGGGGGTGGAAAAAATGGCGGCCGTCACCGACCTGCCCCTCGACCTTCAACACGCTCCTATCGGTCATGCTTAA
- a CDS encoding AsmA family protein, which translates to MRKILLGLLALVVVLVVAAIAAPFLFKDKLRAVADKQIAQRVRAKVLYNPADIDVSVFHSFPDLTLDIKNLRIIGLDSFSRDTLAYLPSLRVGLDVMTVIRGQEIKINNVELEQPDLSLRRLKSGLANWDMIISDSAAAAKGQDTSQVSLAIKKWKLTDGHLRYEDLTLPFRMEARGVNHTGSGDFASNVFDMTSQTTATDLDMSYNNVAYVTDKKLDADVTLNMDLNKSLYTFKDNKFKLNDFPFSFAGAIGLPNATDITYDITFKALETDFKTLLSLVPGAYTDKFKNIETSGKVAFDGFAKGVQNADHLPGYGVNLTVTNGQFKYPELPQAAKNINLTMKVDNPTGVTNDVKINIPKFHLDLGPDPIDGNMAIDGLNPMKVDGRVKANVNLQEALKVYPVKDLAMRGQFFVDGTAKGIYSKTQMPVVNAAIRLANGYVKSARFPAPIENINLSGTVVNTTGQVNDTQINLPQFKMVLEGEPLEGRLSAHNIDKPVFDANVRGTVDLTKITKIFPLKGMTVTGRVAGDIAAKGNMADVDAGRYQNVVASGTVRASNVTYKSKDLPQGVKISSGTAIFNNNQIALQGVNGVAGSSDFAASGTISNYLGYLFTPGQSLKGNLTVNSRNFNVNEWMVDEVSAKPTATGGAAPAKANGVLQIPKFFDLVLNSHVDNVTYDNLKLTDAKGIVTVKDQTATLKNLTFNTLGGSFGTTGSYSSKDLAHPKFDFGLKINNLSFQKAFSAFNTIKTLVPLASQVEGIFGTTFNVSGEMGPDMFPNLATLTGKGVFDVVRAAINQSEVMTKIASLTTLPELKTLLVVDKKIQANIVDGNLVVQPFDLTIGDVKMNIGGSNSLAGVLSYVTSLNVPTGKLGTAMSSQLTRLTGVSNIQGTDRVTLGLNIGGTVSSPVVKLTSGSMKDQGKTLVQNVAKQKALDLLGVKPRVVSKEDSVRRAGQTPEEAASQAAKDKQQQRIDAANKAREQLSKGFNSLFNKPKPKPKPVEPADTTKK; encoded by the coding sequence ATGCGAAAGATTTTGTTGGGGTTGCTGGCCTTGGTTGTCGTGCTGGTGGTGGCGGCCATTGCTGCTCCGTTTCTGTTTAAAGACAAGCTGCGGGCCGTGGCCGATAAGCAGATTGCGCAGCGCGTGCGGGCCAAGGTGCTCTACAATCCGGCCGATATTGACGTGAGCGTGTTTCATTCCTTTCCGGATTTGACGCTGGATATCAAGAACCTGCGCATAATTGGGCTTGACTCGTTCAGCCGCGATACGCTGGCCTACCTGCCCAGCCTGCGCGTGGGCCTGGACGTGATGACGGTAATAAGGGGCCAGGAAATCAAGATTAATAACGTGGAGCTGGAGCAGCCCGACCTGAGCCTGCGCCGCCTGAAAAGCGGCCTGGCCAACTGGGATATGATAATTTCGGACTCGGCCGCCGCGGCCAAGGGCCAGGATACCAGCCAGGTGAGCTTGGCCATTAAGAAGTGGAAGCTGACCGATGGCCACCTGCGTTACGAGGACCTGACCCTGCCCTTCCGCATGGAGGCCCGGGGCGTGAACCACACCGGCAGCGGCGACTTCGCTAGCAACGTGTTCGACATGACTTCGCAGACCACCGCCACCGACCTCGACATGAGTTACAACAACGTGGCGTACGTGACGGATAAGAAGCTAGACGCCGATGTGACCCTGAACATGGACCTGAACAAGAGCCTGTATACGTTCAAGGATAATAAATTTAAGCTCAACGACTTCCCGTTCAGCTTCGCGGGTGCCATTGGGTTGCCCAATGCCACGGACATTACCTACGACATTACCTTCAAGGCGCTGGAAACGGATTTCAAAACCCTGCTCAGCCTGGTGCCGGGCGCTTATACCGACAAGTTTAAGAACATTGAAACCAGCGGCAAAGTGGCGTTTGACGGCTTTGCCAAGGGCGTGCAGAATGCCGACCACCTGCCCGGCTACGGCGTGAACCTGACCGTGACCAACGGCCAGTTCAAGTACCCCGAGCTGCCCCAGGCGGCCAAAAACATCAACCTGACCATGAAGGTGGACAACCCCACGGGCGTGACCAATGACGTGAAAATCAACATCCCGAAGTTCCACCTCGACCTCGGCCCCGACCCGATTGATGGCAATATGGCCATTGATGGGCTGAACCCGATGAAGGTGGACGGCCGCGTGAAGGCCAACGTGAACCTTCAGGAGGCCCTGAAAGTGTACCCGGTGAAGGATTTGGCCATGCGCGGGCAGTTTTTTGTGGACGGCACGGCCAAGGGCATCTACTCGAAAACGCAGATGCCGGTGGTGAACGCGGCCATTCGACTGGCCAACGGCTACGTGAAATCGGCCCGGTTTCCGGCCCCGATTGAGAACATTAACCTGAGCGGTACGGTGGTGAACACCACGGGCCAGGTGAACGATACCCAGATAAACCTGCCGCAGTTTAAGATGGTGCTGGAAGGCGAGCCGCTGGAAGGCCGCCTGAGCGCGCACAATATCGACAAGCCGGTATTTGACGCCAACGTGCGCGGCACGGTGGATTTGACCAAAATCACGAAGATTTTCCCCTTGAAAGGCATGACCGTGACGGGCCGCGTGGCCGGCGACATTGCCGCCAAGGGCAACATGGCCGACGTGGATGCCGGCCGCTACCAGAACGTGGTGGCCAGCGGCACGGTGCGGGCCAGCAACGTGACCTACAAGAGCAAGGACCTACCGCAGGGTGTGAAAATCAGCAGCGGCACGGCTATCTTCAACAACAACCAGATTGCGCTGCAAGGCGTGAACGGCGTGGCCGGTAGCTCCGACTTTGCGGCGTCGGGCACCATCAGCAACTACCTGGGCTACCTCTTCACGCCGGGGCAGTCGCTGAAAGGCAACCTGACGGTGAACTCGCGCAATTTCAACGTGAACGAGTGGATGGTGGATGAGGTATCGGCCAAGCCCACGGCCACCGGCGGCGCGGCCCCGGCCAAGGCCAACGGCGTGCTGCAGATTCCGAAATTCTTCGATTTGGTGCTGAACAGCCACGTCGACAACGTGACCTACGACAACCTGAAGCTGACCGACGCCAAGGGTATTGTGACGGTGAAAGACCAGACGGCGACGCTCAAAAACCTCACGTTTAATACGTTGGGGGGCAGCTTTGGCACCACGGGCAGCTACAGTAGCAAGGATTTGGCGCACCCGAAATTTGACTTCGGCCTGAAAATCAATAACCTGAGCTTTCAGAAAGCCTTTTCGGCCTTCAACACCATTAAGACGCTGGTGCCGCTGGCCAGCCAGGTGGAGGGCATCTTCGGCACCACGTTCAACGTGAGCGGCGAGATGGGACCGGATATGTTCCCGAACCTGGCCACGCTCACGGGCAAGGGCGTGTTCGACGTGGTGCGGGCCGCCATCAACCAATCGGAGGTGATGACCAAAATTGCCAGTCTGACCACCCTGCCCGAGCTGAAAACCCTGCTGGTGGTGGACAAGAAAATCCAGGCTAACATCGTGGATGGCAACCTAGTGGTGCAACCCTTCGACCTGACCATCGGCGACGTGAAGATGAACATCGGCGGCTCGAACAGCCTGGCGGGAGTGCTCTCGTACGTCACGTCCCTGAACGTGCCCACCGGCAAGCTGGGCACGGCCATGAGCAGCCAGCTCACGCGCCTCACGGGCGTGAGCAACATTCAGGGCACCGACCGCGTGACGCTGGGCCTCAACATTGGCGGCACCGTGAGCAGCCCGGTGGTGAAGCTGACCAGCGGCAGCATGAAGGACCAGGGCAAAACCCTGGTGCAAAACGTGGCCAAGCAAAAAGCCCTCGACCTGCTGGGCGTCAAGCCCCGCGTCGTGAGCAAGGAGGACAGCGTGCGCCGCGCCGGCCAGACGCCCGAGGAGGCCGCCTCCCAAGCCGCCAAAGACAAGCAGCAGCAGCGCATCGACGCGGCCAACAAGGCCCGGGAGCAATTATCGAAGGGCTTCAACAGCCTGTTCAACAAGCCGAAGCCCAAGCCCAAGCCGGTGGAGCCCGCCGATACTACCAAAAAATAA
- a CDS encoding OmpA family protein: MLGWLLGAAQPAQAQNPAMSLMGSVQSDSQAPLPGAAITVIHLPSGVRHAAATDAAGRFMVANLMVGGPYLIRVGEGGYRPQTVENIFLETGKTTNFTVTLNKLSDAPGKASSRNNAPSAPTLALADEAVIGGPVLVSTLSGAPRPAPAAASTKPTASHATSKAAPVPAPAAAPPMPAALAPAPAPTTPAAAAAPATERYPRYSRYPARRPATRVADPIVPGHFDAKTGNYLYETGQPTTLKLPGSGAISNVGANSTESYLFRFLSNPQVQVDSVDLTRGWYNFDRVYFEAGKATLTPESISQLRNIAKLLRAYPKARIKLGGYTDDTGNDKVNKELSEARARTAWASLVEMGISATRLDARGYGPNYSISSNATEEGRAMNRRLSVKVLQK, translated from the coding sequence GTGCTGGGGTGGCTACTGGGAGCGGCCCAGCCCGCCCAAGCCCAAAATCCGGCCATGAGCCTGATGGGCAGCGTGCAATCCGATTCGCAGGCCCCCCTGCCGGGCGCGGCCATCACCGTCATCCACCTGCCGTCCGGCGTGCGCCACGCCGCCGCTACCGATGCGGCCGGCCGCTTCATGGTCGCCAATCTCATGGTGGGCGGCCCGTACCTGATACGGGTGGGCGAGGGCGGCTACCGCCCGCAGACGGTCGAGAATATTTTCCTCGAAACCGGCAAAACCACCAACTTCACCGTCACGCTGAACAAGCTCAGCGATGCACCCGGCAAAGCCAGCAGCCGCAACAACGCCCCCAGCGCCCCCACGCTGGCCCTAGCCGATGAAGCCGTAATAGGCGGCCCCGTACTGGTATCCACCCTCAGCGGTGCCCCGCGCCCTGCACCCGCTGCGGCCAGCACCAAGCCCACCGCCAGCCACGCCACGAGCAAGGCCGCCCCAGTGCCCGCGCCAGCTGCAGCCCCGCCCATGCCGGCCGCTTTGGCGCCAGCTCCCGCTCCCACTACCCCGGCAGCAGCTGCAGCCCCCGCCACGGAACGGTACCCGCGCTACAGCCGCTACCCTGCCCGCCGCCCAGCTACCCGCGTGGCTGACCCCATCGTGCCGGGTCATTTTGATGCCAAAACCGGCAACTACTTATACGAAACCGGCCAGCCTACCACCCTAAAGCTGCCCGGCAGCGGAGCCATCTCGAACGTGGGAGCCAATTCCACCGAAAGCTACCTGTTCCGCTTCCTGAGCAACCCGCAGGTGCAGGTCGACTCCGTGGACCTGACCCGGGGCTGGTACAATTTTGACCGGGTATATTTTGAAGCCGGCAAGGCCACGCTCACGCCCGAGTCTATCAGCCAGTTGCGCAACATCGCCAAGCTGCTGCGCGCCTACCCCAAAGCCCGCATCAAACTCGGTGGCTACACCGACGATACGGGCAACGACAAGGTAAACAAAGAATTGAGTGAAGCCCGTGCCCGCACGGCCTGGGCCAGCCTGGTCGAGATGGGCATCAGCGCCACCCGCCTCGACGCCCGCGGCTACGGCCCCAACTACTCCATCTCCTCCAATGCCACTGAGGAAGGCCGCGCCATGAACCGCCGCCTGAGCGTGAAAGTGCTGCAGAAATGA
- a CDS encoding PorP/SprF family type IX secretion system membrane protein: MPEPPYLLFSKLIRPALLAGLLAAGATSGAHAQDVFFSQPFATRLHTNPAFTGLVDDYSVTLSYRNQFPSLAGSFVSTQLAADLRTNSPGQHHALGLLLNQDRTGAVGYTRLEIGGLYAYHTRLTKTIALSGGLRASYGRQRVGYDNFVFGDQIREDGSVGGPSAEALDFAPVNYFSVGTGVVVYSEQGWLSLAGQHLNQPSLGFRQQSQLPLSLSISGGYKLFVIKPGAGVATREVSYTPVAAYTRQGGSQRIETGVYLTASPVTLGAVYRNISLPGSVSPQHVLAVVAGIQAGGLRLGYSYDVGLSRLSADLGGAHEVTLALRAFDRLENAHRRLKRSVYPAAPCPVF, from the coding sequence ATGCCAGAGCCTCCTTACCTGTTGTTTAGCAAGCTGATACGCCCCGCATTGCTGGCCGGGCTGCTGGCTGCGGGTGCCACCAGTGGCGCCCACGCGCAGGATGTCTTTTTTTCACAGCCCTTTGCCACCCGGCTGCACACCAACCCGGCTTTCACAGGCCTGGTCGATGATTACAGCGTCACGCTGAGCTACCGTAACCAGTTTCCCAGCCTGGCGGGCTCCTTCGTGAGCACCCAGCTCGCGGCCGACCTGCGCACCAACTCGCCCGGGCAGCACCACGCCCTCGGCCTGCTCCTCAACCAGGACCGCACCGGCGCGGTGGGCTACACCCGCCTCGAAATCGGCGGCCTCTACGCCTACCACACCCGCCTCACCAAAACCATTGCCCTGAGCGGCGGCCTGCGCGCCAGCTACGGCCGGCAGCGCGTGGGATATGACAATTTCGTGTTCGGCGACCAGATTCGGGAAGACGGCAGCGTGGGCGGCCCCTCGGCCGAAGCCCTGGACTTTGCGCCCGTCAACTATTTCAGCGTGGGCACCGGCGTGGTGGTTTATTCCGAGCAGGGCTGGCTCAGCCTGGCCGGGCAGCACCTCAACCAGCCCAGCCTGGGCTTTCGCCAGCAAAGCCAGCTACCGCTCTCGCTGAGCATCTCCGGCGGCTATAAGTTATTCGTTATCAAGCCCGGGGCGGGAGTGGCCACCCGCGAGGTCAGCTACACGCCGGTGGCGGCCTACACGCGCCAGGGCGGCTCGCAGCGCATCGAGACCGGCGTGTACCTCACGGCCTCACCCGTGACACTCGGCGCGGTGTATCGCAATATTTCGCTACCCGGTAGCGTTAGCCCCCAACACGTACTGGCCGTAGTGGCGGGCATTCAGGCCGGTGGCCTGCGCCTGGGCTACAGCTACGACGTGGGCCTGAGCCGCCTAAGTGCCGATTTGGGCGGTGCCCATGAGGTGACGCTGGCGCTGCGGGCGTTTGACCGATTGGAAAATGCCCATCGTCGCCTAAAAAGGAGTGTTTACCCGGCGGCCCCTTGCCCGGTATTTTAA
- a CDS encoding SUMF1/EgtB/PvdO family nonheme iron enzyme codes for MKLNNYLRLVLVGAVALAGCSKKGPASATNPGKYSSTTGIEYNTEKGMAVANFKKIPEGPGLVFIEGGRTVLGSGEEDVTMSHDNIERTVTIASFYMDEAEVANIHWLEYLHFIRTDSAEEFYKSALPDTTVWARDLSFNDPYVTYYLRYPGFRFFPVVGVSWLQADDYCTWRTAKVNERLASGGDSKSGKGGLFGKKKDKGAAAGAEGTASAAGALSDGKGGASIEKGNTLPNYRLPTEAEWEYAAQALIGTQEVGNENQEEKRIYPWDGKSTRNAYGRKQGQFLANFKRGRGDYAGIAGSLNDGAMITEQVYAYPPNDYGLYNMAGNVNEWVQDVYRPLSFQDVEDLNPFRRNGVGDPADKYDKKGYQSLIDDHVRVYKGGSWRDVAYWLSPGTRRFMAEDSATATIGFRCAMINAGSNK; via the coding sequence ATGAAATTAAATAATTATCTACGCTTAGTCTTGGTGGGCGCAGTAGCCCTCGCCGGCTGTAGCAAGAAGGGTCCGGCCTCAGCCACAAACCCCGGTAAATATTCCTCTACGACGGGTATCGAATACAATACGGAGAAGGGCATGGCAGTTGCCAATTTCAAGAAAATTCCCGAAGGCCCCGGCCTCGTGTTTATCGAAGGCGGCCGCACGGTACTGGGTTCGGGGGAGGAAGACGTAACCATGTCGCACGACAACATCGAGCGCACGGTGACCATCGCCTCATTCTACATGGACGAAGCCGAAGTAGCCAACATTCACTGGCTCGAATACCTGCACTTCATCCGCACCGACTCAGCGGAAGAGTTCTATAAGTCGGCCCTGCCCGATACCACCGTTTGGGCGCGCGACCTGTCGTTCAACGACCCCTACGTGACCTACTACCTGCGTTACCCCGGCTTCCGCTTCTTCCCCGTGGTGGGCGTGAGCTGGCTACAGGCCGATGACTACTGCACCTGGCGTACCGCCAAGGTGAACGAGCGTCTGGCCTCCGGTGGCGACAGCAAATCGGGCAAAGGCGGTCTGTTTGGAAAGAAAAAAGACAAAGGTGCTGCTGCCGGTGCCGAAGGCACTGCCAGTGCCGCTGGTGCGCTGAGCGACGGCAAAGGTGGAGCTTCCATCGAAAAAGGCAACACGCTGCCCAACTACCGCCTCCCCACCGAGGCCGAGTGGGAGTACGCCGCTCAGGCCCTCATCGGCACCCAGGAAGTGGGCAACGAGAACCAGGAGGAGAAGCGCATTTACCCCTGGGATGGCAAATCGACCCGCAATGCCTACGGCCGCAAGCAGGGCCAGTTTCTGGCTAACTTCAAGCGGGGCCGGGGTGACTACGCCGGCATCGCCGGTAGCCTGAACGACGGCGCCATGATTACCGAGCAGGTGTACGCCTACCCGCCCAACGACTACGGCCTCTACAACATGGCCGGCAACGTGAACGAGTGGGTGCAGGACGTGTACCGCCCCCTCTCGTTCCAGGACGTGGAAGACCTGAACCCCTTCCGCCGCAACGGCGTGGGTGACCCGGCCGACAAGTACGACAAGAAAGGCTATCAGTCGCTGATTGACGACCATGTGCGCGTGTACAAAGGCGGTTCGTGGCGCGATGTGGCCTACTGGCTCTCGCCCGGTACGCGCCGCTTCATGGCCGAGGATTCGGCCACGGCTACCATCGGTTTCCGTTGCGCGATGATTAACGCCGGCAGCAACAAGTAA